From a region of the Solanum stenotomum isolate F172 chromosome 2, ASM1918654v1, whole genome shotgun sequence genome:
- the LOC125856305 gene encoding uncharacterized protein LOC125856305 codes for MAPYEALYGRKCRSPIGWFEAGETALFGLDLVHQAMEKFKVIQQRLATSQCRHKSYEDNRRRGLEFFIGDWVFLKVSPMKGVMRFGKKGKLSPRYIGPYKIIRRVGQVTYELDLPQELSTVHPVFHVSILQKCIGDPSRITPTKDVHVTEDLTYEEVPITILDRQVKKQRNKEVASVKVLFGNQQVEEVTWEAEEAMKSKYPHLFQSEEKGQSAELRQ; via the coding sequence ATGGCACCTTATGAAGCGTTATATGGGAGAAAGTGCAGGTCACCGATCGGATGGTTTGAAGCGGGCGAAACTGCCTTATTTGGGCTAGATcttgttcatcaagctatggaaaaattTAAGGTGATACAACAACGATTAGCAACATCTCAATGCCGACACAAATCATATGAAGATAATAGAAGGAGAGGACTAGAATTTTTCATAGGAGATTGGGTATTTTTGAAGGTATCCccaatgaaaggggtaatgagatttggtaaaaaggggaagCTGAGTCCGCGCTACATAGGGCCATATAAAATTATTCGAAGAGTTGGTCAAGTCACGTATGAGTTAGACCTCCCTCAAGAGCTCTCAACAGtccatccagtatttcatgtcTCAATACTTCAAAAATGCATAGGCGACCCATCTCGTATCACTCCTACGAAAGATGTACATGTCACAGAAGATCTCACTTACGAAGAAGTACCCATCACAATTTTGGATCGACAagttaagaaacaaagaaataaagaagtagcttctgtAAAAGTACTATTTGGAAACCAACAAGTTGAAGAAGTTACATGGGAGGCGGAAGAAGCAATGAAgtccaaatatcctcatttatttcaATCCGAGGAGAAGGGTCAAAGTGCTGAGTTGAGACAATAA
- the LOC125856306 gene encoding uncharacterized protein LOC125856306: protein MDFVTGLPRSFQKFDSIRVIVDRLTKAAHFLPVKTTYTVEEYAKLYIKEIVRLHGVPISNISDRGAQFTANFWKSFQKSLGTQVNLSTAFHPQTDDNRRRGLEFFIGDWVFLKVSPMKGVMRFGKKGKLSPRYIGPYKIIRRVSQVAYELDLPQELSTVHPVFHVSMLRKCIGDPSRITPTEDVHVTEDLTYEEVPIAILDRQVKKQRNKEVASVKVLWRNQQVEEVTWEAEEAMKSKYPHLFQSEKKGQSAELRQ from the exons atggattttgtcacTGGTTTGCCTCGCTCATTTCAGAAGTTTGATTCCATacgggtgattgttgatagactcACCAAAGCAGCACACTTCTTACCGGTCAAGACTACTTATACAGTTGAAGAGTATGCAAAGttgtatattaaagagatagttcGGCTACATGGAGTGCCAATCTCTAATATATCTGATAGAGGAGCTCAATTCACCGCgaacttttggaagtcatttcagaagagtTTGGGAACGCAAGTGAATTTAAGCAcagcctttcaccctcaaacggatg ATAATAGAAGGAGAGGACTGGAATTTTTCATAGGAGATTGGGTATTTTTGAAGGTATCCccaatgaaaggggtaatgagatttggtaaaaaggggaagCTGAGTCCGCGCTATATAGGGCCATATAAAATTATTCGAAGAGTTAGTCAAGTCGCGTATGAGTTAGACCTCCCTCAAGAGCTCTCAACAGtccatccagtatttcatgtcTCAATGCTTCGAAAATGCATAGGCGACCCATCTCGTATCACTCCTACGGAAGATGTACATGTTACAGAAGATCTCACTTACGAAGAAGTACCCATCGCAATTTTGGATCGACAagttaagaaacaaagaaataaagaagtagcttctgtAAAAGTACTATGGAGAAACCAACAAGTTGAAGAAGTTACATGGGAGGCGGAAGAAGCAATGAAgtccaaatatcctcatttatttcaATCCGAGAAGAAGGGTCAAAGTGCTGAGTTGAGACAGTAA